One region of Ahniella affigens genomic DNA includes:
- a CDS encoding alpha/beta fold hydrolase, giving the protein MVALSAIAERSNLPSAWSLKTADGADLHADHWPGGKRPLLFTHGLGQSRMSWTTAASAMAEAGHTALALDWRGHGRSHWNPSETPYSIEQLIHDAEAFAAAQAEPPIWIGASMGGLAGIAVAARHPGLLKALVLVDVTPRWEVAGVQRILGFMRAFPDGFATLEAAQDAVQQYLPHRAQKSEPERLAKMLVPMRNGRLRWHWDPRLLDDLGASGEREMHLLLEAARTLSLPVLLISGSKSDVVSDHTITEFLELVPHAEHRVVRDATHMVVGDDNQTFTEHLTDFLDRHA; this is encoded by the coding sequence ATGGTAGCCCTATCTGCGATCGCTGAACGCTCCAATCTGCCCTCAGCCTGGTCGCTGAAGACCGCTGATGGCGCCGACTTGCACGCTGATCATTGGCCTGGCGGCAAGCGCCCCTTGCTGTTCACGCATGGGCTTGGGCAGTCGCGGATGTCTTGGACAACGGCGGCTTCAGCCATGGCCGAAGCAGGTCACACCGCGCTCGCTTTGGACTGGCGCGGTCATGGCCGCAGCCACTGGAATCCAAGCGAGACACCGTACAGCATCGAACAACTCATCCACGATGCGGAAGCGTTTGCAGCCGCCCAGGCCGAGCCGCCGATCTGGATTGGCGCGTCGATGGGCGGTTTAGCCGGCATCGCGGTTGCGGCCCGCCATCCAGGCTTGCTGAAGGCCTTGGTGCTGGTCGACGTGACGCCTCGTTGGGAAGTCGCCGGCGTGCAGCGCATCCTGGGCTTCATGCGGGCGTTTCCGGATGGATTTGCGACTCTAGAAGCCGCGCAAGACGCAGTTCAACAGTATCTGCCACATCGCGCGCAAAAGTCCGAGCCCGAGCGGCTCGCCAAAATGCTGGTGCCGATGCGCAATGGCCGTTTGCGATGGCATTGGGATCCGCGTCTTTTGGACGATTTGGGTGCCAGTGGCGAGCGCGAAATGCACTTGCTGCTTGAGGCAGCCCGCACCCTGTCGCTGCCCGTATTGTTGATCAGCGGCAGCAAGAGCGATGTGGTCTCCGACCACACCATCACCGAATTTCTGGAACTGGTGCCCCACGCCGAGCACCGGGTCGTTCGCGATGCCACCCACATGGTGGTCGGCGACGACAATCAAACATTTACCGAGCATCTCACCGATTTCCTCGATCGCCACGCCTGA